In the genome of Arachis hypogaea cultivar Tifrunner chromosome 9, arahy.Tifrunner.gnm2.J5K5, whole genome shotgun sequence, the window atccacaaagcgccctaagttggccatccttctcaagcaaaccatattcaagtaggaTAATAAAGGTGAGAGTTaggagttttacccactcaaacgAAGAattggatgacaacctaggtggaggagttcccaaccGTCTTGATAAGGTGCATTCTACTACCGTCCATCCTCTTATAGAGGCtttcaccacttggcaaggttcttcaagctctacctcttgccaagcttcctcaagctCATAtgcttcttcaccaatttcttcaaGCTCTTCCCTATCACTTaaatcatagataggaggtttagtgaagtctacctcatcatcaattccaagtgacaTGGGGAAGGATTcctcaaactcaaaaggatcacATGTTGATGCgaaatcatcatagatagggggACCTATTACTTGGAacatttcttccaattcttcactcaTAGTATGCCTTGGAGGTAGTATACTATCCTCCTCAACACGAATTCTAAGCTctatggaagaaggctcttcaacttgagattcccCTTTGCACTCAACATCTCCTAAAACTTCAACTATCCCTTCCTTTGGCTCTATAATCtccacctcctcctcttgttgtacttctggtctcaactcttcttcttcatcttgaaGTTTCAAGTCCATCCCCTCACTAAGctctttggttgcttctccaTATTCAATAATGGGAGTACCTTGATTGCAAGGGCTTAGGTGGGATAAGTACGTGTTGCTAACTACTTCCGCCACGGTAGCAATCGCGGCTTGTAGCTCCTTAAACTTCTCTTGCTTCTCCTTTTCTTGCCTTTGGATATGAGATTTAAGATCTTCGAGTCCTAGCCAAAGGGCATGAATAGGAATGGGTgtaggaagagagggttcattgtttgagggaggggtattgtagttggaaggtggttcatcttggtgaaagtcttgaggtggtgtatgtgaAGTTTGTGGCTCATGGGAGTCTTAATGTTGGGAATGTGGTGGTtctaggtatggttcatatgaTGGTTGGTATAGTGTGTGTGGATTAGGATCACATGGAgatgaatggtggaaaggggcttgtgagtgagGTTGGTAACAATGTTGAGGGTTTGGATCATAATTGGGCACATCTTGGGGTGGAGTGCAGCCATTAGaggttggaggaggttgttgccacgaAGATTGATCATAAGCATGTGGCTCCTCCCTAGATTGAAATCTGTCCCCCCATTGTGGttcctcattgaagctttcataccCTACAACACAATTgtagccaaactcatagccaaagtgatgagaattcatattgacaagagaaaataaaaacaaatactaaaaagaaacaaagaaagctaGATCAAAAACAAACAAAGAGACAAAAggtaaacatattcacaatatttacaatagccaataaaataacaccattgcaattccccggtaacGACATCATTTTGATGAAAGAGATTCGCTTGACGGtctagaatttcctcaaatgatgaatgaaatctcgttgtaagtatagctctagaccaacaaacaatcctcccaataaaaaatattggttgtcataagtacaaACACCAAtaagaatttttaactaaattatttaaacctcatgtcgtctcacaaggaattgcaatgacgTGCTCAATTATTgactatgaagatgcaagggggtttgatttttgtaaaaaagggcaagaaaagtaaaggaacaaataaagaaagcaGTTAATAAAAGAGAGACATCCttggcaagaattgagaatctaggctttctatcgtagtcactaataacaataattaacaagaatttatcttattatgtCATCCCCaacgatggaagaaggtatcatgttatatTCACACTCGAAGAAAATTTAATAacactagctaatctcaatctaaATGTCCTAATTAACTCACtaagtgaattagcaagagattagagttaatggaaataatactagctaacaactttAGATCACCAACATAGTTGGGTctaatgactcaagatcacctagTTTCTctttcaagccaagaatgctaaaaaatctactctaaagcccaaccaagtattttgtcaaacactcgGTGGGTAtgaaataaaaatgtaataaattgcaaaggaaacaagatgaccaactcaaatcatcaatagaaCATCAAATATCAATTTTGCATTAAATGAGAGATCCAAATCCAATATGAGTTCATCAACACAAAAGAGAGCATTAAGTGAAATTAACAAGAATACTTAGAGAAACAAaggtgtagaaacaagaaatcACAATGGAAGTAAGcatgaaaacaagaattgaacATGGATCTATGATGCAAATAACCCTAGAATCCTAACTCTAGAGAGAagtgggagcttctctctctagaaactacactcccccttgctcaatcttcaattctgcatgaaatatccTCAGAAACGAGTTGGGTTTGAGCCTGGGCAGCTCAAAAATccccccagcattttcactttaatgaagtcacatgtgagcaccgacgcgtacgcgttatgtacgcgtatgcgtcgccatgcgacttcacattcacgcgtgcgcatctgCTGTGCGTGCGTGTCGATCtaagcactccaaatccttgtttctttaTGGATTCTCCACcatgcatgcttttctctttacttcttccatccaatacttgccttatgaacttgagatcactcaacaaacacatcaaggcatcaaatggaattaaagtgaatcaaattaaaattagcaatttaaaggcctaaaaatcatgttatcactcttaagcacaaaatcAATGataattataaaaccatgctatttcattgaataaatgtgggaaaagggtgataaaatctcctgaattaagcacaagataaaccacaaatttAGGGTTTATCAGCGTGCCTACCACCATAATCTCTGACAGAGATCCTCGTTTCTCTTCAAGATTCTGGGGGGCATTTCAAAAAGCATTTGGGACCCAATTTAGTTTAAGTACGGCGTATCATCCTTAAAACGATGGCCAATCAGAGAGAACAATTCAAACCCTAGATGACATGTTGAGGACTTGCGTTTTGGACCAACTAGTGAGTTAAGATTGGTATATGCCGCTAGTGGAGTTTGCGTATAATAACAGTTACCAtgtgagcatcggaatggctccgtatgaggctttgtatgggagaaaGTGTCAATCCCCACTATGCTGGTATGAATATGAGGAAACAAGTTTGTTAGGGCTTAAGTTAGTAGCTGAAACTGCTGAACAAATTAAGAAAATTCGAAGCCAAATGCTTACCGCTCAGAGTCGCCAAAATAGCTACGCCAATCGGAGACGAAAATCGTTAGAATTTGATGAAGGAGATTATGTATTCCTAAGTGTTACTCCAATAACAGGAGTGGGAAGAGCAATTAAGGCAAAGAAATTAAATCCTCGTTATATCGATCCGTTTCAGAACCTGAAGAgaattgggccggtggcgtatcgaatAGCTCTACCACCACATcattcgaacctgcacgacgtgtttcacgtgtcgcagcttcagaAATACACCTTTGATGCTAGCCATATTTTAGAACCTGAATCTGTTCAAATGAAAGAGGATTTAATGCTTCAAGTGACTCCGGTTCGAATTGATGACACTAGTATTAAGCGATTATGCGGAAAGGAAGTCTCATTAGTAAAAGTTGTTTGGAGTcgagctgaaattgaggaacacacttgggaacttgagtcaaaAATGAGAAAAGACTATCCACACCTATTTTCAGGTAACTGAATATGAATTTTGggggcaaaatttttaattaggtaggTAGGATGTAAATCccagaaaattaataaataattagtcaataaattaatttttattcaaaaagtttaggaaaatcaatttttataatctagaggagtagaaatattaaaaatacaaattttgacactaattttaaatattttggccCAAAACCGGACCAACAGACCAAACCGGTTAGACCGGATTCAAACCGAGCCCAAGCTCAACCTATAAAGCCACTAAACGAGCCATCTCCATTTTCGTTTCTGCAATTACGTTGAGGAAGAGAGGGATTAATGTGAAAATCCTAACCCTCACCACCGTTAACTTTCGTCGTCCGTAACTTTCAATCtgaagctccgattgacgagtcatCAGCGGCCACGTGTTCGTCTTAGAATTCCTTTTAATTGTATCCAAATAAAGTGGTAAGAAATAAGcatttctcttctatttcttccttTCCTCAATTTTGTGATTTTAGCGTTTAGATATTGAGGAActgaatgattttgatggtttaggtatACTCTAGCAGCGGATAATCACTGGGTTTTGTCCAATTGATCCATAGGTAAGGTAAGAAACTGTTGAACCCTTGTGAATCATTGAATTAGTAAACcctatgatgattatagtgatattgtaTGAAATAGATTGTGTTCTGgttgatttggagttcaattggGTAGTTTAGAATGAAATCCGGGTAATTAGGCTTGAGGAATTGACGTTTGGAAGCTTGGAGcttgtaaaaatagaggtttttgAGATGTTCCAAGCTTAGGaaggaatcgaccaaggtatggttttggtttctcgtagttaatgtttaatgtcacgtgaaaacttaggctagaagaccttaaatTAGGAATGAACTGAACGAATTATTGATGaattgtgtatatggtataagATGTGTGGTTTAGTTATTGTTAATGATTTGCTATTGgaattggttggttttggaaaAAGGTTTAATAatggtatttgtttgattttgaaataatttgatattggaaatgatttgaatgactgaGAGGTGTATGGT includes:
- the LOC112708990 gene encoding uncharacterized protein, producing MPLVEFAYNNSYHVSIGMAPYEALYGRKCQSPLCWYEYEETSLLGLKLVAETAEQIKKIRSQMLTAQSRQNSYANRRRKSLEFDEGDYVFLSVTPITGVGRAIKAKKLNPRYIDPFQNLKRIGPVAYRIALPPHHSNLHDVFHVSQLQKYTFDASHILEPESVQMKEDLMLQVTPVRIDDTSIKRLCGKEVSLVKVVWSRAEIEEHTWELESKMRKDYPHLFSGN